In one Flavobacteriales bacterium genomic region, the following are encoded:
- the asnB gene encoding asparagine synthase (glutamine-hydrolyzing): MCGIAGSVSWRSGPEADLDTVDIARLSYRGPDALITVRSAELPAPPVALRWKLAHARLSILDLADAANQPMSSADGRYWIVFNGEIYNHAPIRAELIRLGHVFRTDHSDTETLLNACVQWGRGCLDRLNGMFAFVFVDQVAGRILAARDRLGIKPFYYRWADGVLSFASEPKAFLQRGEVNRSALLDYFNFLQIEGASTFDASIRKLPAAHCFELVRGAEPVPERWWHPLQAAAHGRDLADADACMGLLQEAVELQMVADVEVGTYLSGGLDSSVVAALASRGRRISTFSIGFTDDVPGYASELRHAELVARHLDSRHHPITITPQEYLTAQQRVFRILDEPIANEACGPLLLLSEKARAEGVTVCLSGEGSDEIFIGYRHWHDAHRVQRMLGALPRAGVKAFLALGAPGLAARKPDWVAWMKRHAEGRRIIWGGNDALLREDPDALFSPAFLADARDPYAAVAAHCDAPACGSADLLQRLSAFDLQFRLPENLLARVDRMSMAASVEARVPYLDHRLVEQAMRLPLRLLVGKAGEKLALKRFARGLLPDAIIDRPKVGFTIPLHEVLNAREALAQRHLILAMDDALRLYSPGFRKELAAGRVTGMRLWPHYALASWWSIHRA; this comes from the coding sequence ATGTGCGGCATAGCCGGCAGCGTTTCCTGGCGATCGGGGCCCGAGGCGGACCTCGATACGGTCGATATCGCCCGTCTCTCCTATCGGGGGCCGGACGCGCTGATCACCGTGCGGTCCGCCGAGCTGCCGGCTCCGCCCGTCGCATTGCGCTGGAAGCTGGCGCACGCCCGGCTCTCCATCCTCGACCTTGCCGATGCGGCCAACCAGCCCATGTCCTCGGCGGACGGCCGCTACTGGATCGTCTTCAACGGCGAGATCTACAACCACGCGCCCATCCGGGCTGAGCTGATCCGCCTGGGGCATGTCTTCCGCACCGACCATTCCGATACCGAGACCCTGCTCAACGCGTGCGTGCAGTGGGGACGCGGATGCCTCGATCGGCTCAACGGGATGTTCGCCTTCGTGTTCGTTGACCAGGTCGCCGGGCGCATCCTCGCCGCGCGTGACCGCCTGGGCATCAAGCCGTTCTACTACCGCTGGGCGGATGGCGTGCTCAGCTTCGCGAGCGAGCCCAAGGCATTCCTGCAGCGCGGCGAGGTGAACCGCAGCGCGCTGCTGGATTACTTCAACTTCCTCCAGATCGAGGGCGCCTCCACCTTCGATGCGTCGATCAGGAAGCTGCCCGCCGCCCACTGCTTCGAGCTGGTGCGTGGCGCGGAGCCCGTGCCCGAGCGCTGGTGGCACCCCCTGCAGGCCGCCGCGCACGGGCGGGACCTGGCCGATGCGGATGCGTGCATGGGCCTGCTGCAGGAAGCCGTGGAGCTGCAGATGGTGGCCGATGTGGAGGTGGGGACCTACCTCTCGGGCGGGCTCGACTCGTCGGTGGTGGCGGCGCTGGCCTCGCGCGGGCGGCGGATCAGCACCTTCAGCATCGGATTCACGGACGATGTCCCGGGTTACGCCAGCGAACTGCGGCATGCGGAGCTGGTGGCGCGCCACCTGGACAGCCGGCATCATCCCATCACCATCACGCCACAGGAGTACCTCACCGCGCAGCAGCGCGTGTTCCGCATCCTGGACGAGCCCATCGCCAACGAGGCGTGCGGTCCCCTGCTGCTGCTGTCGGAGAAGGCGCGCGCCGAGGGCGTCACCGTGTGCCTGAGCGGCGAGGGGTCTGATGAGATCTTCATCGGCTACCGGCACTGGCACGATGCGCACCGCGTGCAGCGGATGCTGGGCGCGCTGCCGCGTGCCGGGGTGAAGGCGTTCCTCGCGCTGGGCGCACCCGGGCTCGCCGCCCGCAAGCCGGATTGGGTGGCCTGGATGAAGCGCCACGCCGAAGGCCGCCGCATCATCTGGGGCGGGAACGATGCGCTGCTGCGCGAGGATCCCGATGCGCTCTTCAGCCCGGCTTTCCTGGCCGATGCGCGGGACCCCTACGCGGCAGTGGCCGCCCACTGCGATGCTCCTGCCTGCGGCAGCGCCGATCTCCTGCAGCGGCTCAGCGCCTTCGACCTTCAGTTCAGGCTGCCCGAGAACCTGCTGGCCCGCGTGGACCGCATGTCCATGGCCGCCTCCGTCGAGGCCCGCGTGCCCTACCTCGACCACCGGCTGGTGGAGCAGGCCATGCGCCTTCCGCTGCGGCTGCTCGTGGGGAAGGCAGGGGAGAAGCTCGCCCTCAAGCGGTTCGCCCGCGGCCTGCTGCCCGATGCCATCATCGACCGGCCGAAGGTCGGATTCACGATCCCCCTCCACGAGGTGCTCAATGCGCGCGAGGCCCTCGCACAGCGCCACCTCATCCTCGCCATGGACGATGCGTTGCGGCTCTATTCACCCGGCTTCCGCAAGGAACTCGCCGCGGGGCGCGTCACCGGCATGCGCCTTTGGCCGCACTACGCGCTGGCCAGCTGGTGGTCCATCCACCGGGCGTGA
- a CDS encoding glycosyltransferase family A protein — MAHPTIRDRATVIIPCFNVAEYVGECLASVLEQGAAVHAVHCVDNGSSDGTIQAIDAWSRANPGLRVITEHEPRRGASSARNHPLPRVETEWVQFLDADDLLLPGKIAAQLAAAADADVLYESAVYRSLDGSERMKVPDADVEVGLVAGNLGNTCANLWRTEALRAVSGWDPGLASSQEYDLMLRLYEAGCRFRRLGGCRTVVRERPSGRISQGAEGRLWKVLVQVQERMLEAFVRRQGTVDWPRVRQAFFGGLRMLYPHDRDLALRLYRRWLEPHGFVPEAGGASTRAYAAAFRLLGFAGAETVKALIAGYRSSQP, encoded by the coding sequence ATGGCCCATCCTACGATCCGCGACCGCGCCACGGTCATCATCCCATGCTTCAACGTGGCGGAGTACGTGGGTGAATGCCTTGCATCCGTGCTTGAGCAGGGGGCGGCGGTGCATGCGGTGCATTGCGTGGACAACGGATCGTCGGACGGCACGATCCAGGCCATCGATGCCTGGAGCAGGGCGAATCCCGGCCTGCGGGTGATCACGGAGCATGAGCCGCGCAGGGGCGCCAGCTCGGCGAGGAACCATCCGCTGCCGCGCGTGGAGACGGAGTGGGTGCAGTTCCTCGATGCCGATGACCTGCTCCTGCCAGGGAAGATCGCTGCGCAGCTGGCCGCTGCGGCTGACGCGGATGTGCTCTACGAGAGCGCGGTGTACAGGAGCCTCGATGGCAGCGAACGGATGAAGGTCCCGGATGCCGATGTCGAGGTGGGGCTGGTGGCCGGCAACCTGGGGAACACCTGCGCCAACCTGTGGCGCACGGAGGCCCTTCGCGCCGTGAGCGGATGGGACCCGGGCCTCGCCAGCAGCCAGGAGTACGACCTCATGCTGCGGCTCTACGAGGCGGGATGCAGGTTCCGCCGGCTGGGAGGCTGCCGCACCGTCGTGCGCGAGCGGCCATCGGGCCGGATCTCGCAGGGCGCCGAGGGCCGGCTCTGGAAGGTGCTCGTGCAGGTGCAGGAGCGCATGCTGGAGGCCTTCGTGCGGCGCCAGGGCACGGTGGATTGGCCGCGGGTGCGCCAGGCCTTCTTCGGCGGGTTGCGCATGCTGTACCCGCACGACCGCGACCTGGCGCTGCGCCTCTACCGGCGGTGGCTAGAGCCGCATGGCTTCGTGCCGGAGGCGGGCGGCGCCAGTACGCGCGCCTATGCGGCCGCCTTCCGACTGCTCGGATTCGCCGGTGCCGAAACCGTGAAGGCATTGATCGCGGGATACCGTTCTTCGCAGCCGTGA
- a CDS encoding Rid family detoxifying hydrolase, translating into MKQPVFPPNAAKPLAPYTPAIAAGGFVFLSGQIALDEHGHLHTSDIATETRKVMENIGHLLKAAGLGYEHLVKVTIFLSDMAHYAAVNEVYGGYFGEAPPAREAVAVKGLPRGVNVEISGIAVRD; encoded by the coding sequence ATGAAGCAACCCGTGTTCCCGCCCAATGCGGCCAAGCCCCTCGCTCCGTACACGCCCGCCATCGCAGCCGGCGGATTCGTCTTCCTCAGCGGGCAGATCGCCCTGGATGAGCACGGCCACCTGCATACGTCCGACATCGCCACCGAGACGCGGAAGGTGATGGAGAACATCGGCCATCTGCTCAAGGCCGCCGGGCTCGGCTATGAGCACCTGGTGAAGGTGACGATCTTCCTCAGCGACATGGCGCACTACGCGGCGGTGAACGAGGTGTATGGCGGGTACTTCGGCGAAGCGCCCCCGGCACGCGAGGCGGTGGCCGTCAAAGGGCTCCCGCGTGGCGTGAACGTGGAGATCAGCGGGATCGCGGTGCGCGACTGA
- a CDS encoding putative sulfate exporter family transporter, with translation MRSHLPGFMLAAAIGSIGHFLSAFTPSALNGILLALLLGMLVGNLVRLPAALSPGIGLTSGRLLEASVIFLAFGIDYARIADLGAASFTVIAIVVAAMVLITYFLARRVRCPGATGWLVGFGTAICGSSAIAALAPRVARNKEDVGIAMAVVNLFGSVGMIALPFALAELGLGPTRMGLLIGGTLHSVGNVVGAGYAIDTATGEAATTIKLARVALLSPALVLFNYLVNRDEARSWREHLRLPWYLWGFLAITVLTSVVQLSAPLLDAMELGGKLALTIALAAIGLKVSFAELFRSGRKGLGFGLIVFAIQLALVAALMALLGAGA, from the coding sequence ATGCGCTCCCACCTGCCGGGTTTTATGCTGGCCGCGGCCATTGGATCGATCGGCCATTTCCTCTCGGCCTTCACGCCTTCCGCGCTCAATGGCATCCTGTTGGCGCTGCTGCTGGGCATGCTGGTCGGCAACCTGGTCAGGCTGCCGGCTGCCCTTTCGCCCGGCATCGGGCTCACCAGCGGGAGGCTGCTCGAGGCCTCGGTGATCTTCCTGGCCTTCGGCATCGACTATGCGCGCATCGCTGACCTGGGCGCGGCCTCGTTCACCGTCATCGCCATCGTGGTGGCGGCCATGGTGCTCATCACGTACTTCCTGGCGCGAAGGGTGCGGTGCCCGGGCGCGACGGGCTGGCTCGTCGGATTCGGCACGGCCATCTGCGGGTCATCGGCGATCGCCGCGCTGGCTCCGCGCGTGGCGCGCAACAAGGAGGACGTGGGCATCGCCATGGCCGTGGTCAACCTCTTCGGCAGCGTGGGCATGATCGCCCTTCCCTTCGCCTTGGCCGAACTGGGGCTCGGGCCCACGCGGATGGGACTGCTCATCGGGGGCACCCTGCATTCCGTGGGCAACGTGGTAGGGGCGGGGTATGCCATCGACACGGCGACAGGAGAGGCCGCCACCACCATCAAGCTGGCGCGGGTGGCGCTGCTGTCGCCGGCGCTCGTCCTCTTCAACTACCTGGTGAACCGCGATGAGGCCCGCAGCTGGCGCGAGCATCTCAGGCTGCCATGGTACCTCTGGGGCTTCCTCGCGATCACGGTCCTCACCTCCGTGGTGCAGCTTTCTGCACCCCTGCTCGATGCGATGGAACTGGGAGGCAAGCTGGCCTTGACCATCGCGCTGGCCGCCATCGGCCTCAAGGTGAGCTTTGCCGAACTGTTCCGGTCCGGCCGCAAAGGGCTCGGCTTCGGGCTCATCGTCTTCGCCATCCAGTTGGCGCTGGTGGCGGCCTTGATGGCCCTGCTGGGTGCGGGGGCGTGA
- a CDS encoding alpha/beta hydrolase-fold protein: protein MNAHRPLWGAIAAMIVGLSPGLRAQVSSKPLVVGEVLELQSAVLGEQRVLNVVLPHGYSPDGAARYPVIFVLDGGLDEDILHTSGAVQFAAFPWVAWMPQSIVVGVVSIDRKRDFTHPTSIAKDKADFPTAGGSAAFLRFLAEEAIPSVDARFRTEPRRMLIGQSLGGLFATEVLMERPDLFTDYLIVSPSLWWDDGTVLRRDARFTADRSLAPARVFVAVGREHPVMVKGAKRLADLVRRSPRTRVGFARLSAFDHAAIMHQALLDGLRWMAEGGRR from the coding sequence ATGAACGCACACCGTCCGCTATGGGGCGCGATTGCCGCCATGATCGTCGGACTCTCCCCGGGGCTGCGGGCCCAGGTCAGCAGCAAGCCGCTGGTTGTGGGCGAAGTGCTCGAGCTTCAATCTGCTGTGTTGGGCGAGCAGCGCGTCCTGAATGTCGTCTTGCCCCACGGCTATTCGCCGGATGGCGCTGCGCGTTACCCGGTCATCTTCGTTCTCGATGGCGGCTTGGACGAGGACATCCTGCACACCTCCGGAGCGGTGCAGTTCGCCGCGTTCCCGTGGGTCGCATGGATGCCGCAGAGCATCGTGGTGGGCGTGGTCAGCATCGATCGCAAGCGGGACTTCACGCATCCGACCTCCATCGCCAAGGACAAGGCGGACTTTCCCACGGCGGGAGGATCGGCGGCTTTCCTCCGTTTCCTAGCCGAAGAGGCCATCCCATCGGTGGATGCCCGGTTCCGCACGGAGCCGCGGCGCATGCTCATCGGGCAGTCGCTGGGCGGGCTCTTCGCCACGGAGGTGCTGATGGAGCGGCCTGACCTGTTCACCGACTACCTCATCGTGAGCCCGAGCCTGTGGTGGGACGATGGCACCGTGCTTCGGCGCGATGCCCGGTTCACCGCCGACCGATCGCTGGCGCCTGCACGGGTGTTCGTGGCGGTGGGCAGGGAGCATCCGGTGATGGTGAAGGGTGCGAAGCGGCTTGCCGATCTGGTGCGCCGATCGCCGCGCACGAGGGTCGGCTTCGCACGGCTCTCGGCCTTCGATCATGCCGCGATCATGCACCAGGCCCTGTTGGATGGCCTGCGCTGGATGGCTGAGGGCGGGCGCCGATAG
- a CDS encoding RNA-binding S4 domain-containing protein, with product MDEITFELRDEHIELNQLLKLAGVCESGGQGKQLVAEGRVKVDGQVELRKTNKIRAGQVVECGRVRITVVAQGAG from the coding sequence ATGGACGAGATCACCTTCGAGCTGCGGGACGAGCACATCGAACTGAACCAGCTGCTGAAGCTCGCCGGCGTGTGCGAGAGCGGCGGTCAGGGCAAGCAGCTGGTGGCCGAGGGCCGCGTGAAGGTGGATGGCCAGGTGGAACTGCGCAAGACCAACAAGATCCGCGCGGGGCAGGTGGTGGAGTGCGGGCGGGTGAGGATCACGGTGGTGGCTCAAGGGGCCGGTTGA
- a CDS encoding CPBP family intramembrane metalloprotease, producing the protein MRDSTRGVAGFLAAAFGFTWILAGLGALLGIRADSGLPYLVLAGACMLGPAAGAVVQARLREHRSWNWLGLGFKVTDWRIVAFTAVAGMIIMPLYLLVQHLLGDGLGMVRFGHVSFTAERMAASLSELAHQAGVQAGEEESVLAGWPPWLVLAIIQFAALLSACSVNLLFMLGEELGWRGYLWRATAHWSGMRRIAFTGAAWGLWHAPLILMGHNYPGFPWIGVAMMVAFCALAAILFDWTRTRSGSIWSSALLHGIINGSAGGVVLFAWGGHPLWGSPVGVAGFIALATLALVVLLFDARYRKGLLVAVGDQPAP; encoded by the coding sequence ATGCGCGATTCGACTCGTGGCGTTGCGGGCTTCCTTGCAGCAGCCTTCGGCTTCACATGGATCCTGGCGGGCCTGGGTGCGCTGCTGGGCATCAGGGCGGATTCAGGCCTCCCTTATCTGGTGCTGGCGGGTGCCTGCATGCTGGGGCCCGCTGCAGGGGCGGTGGTGCAGGCACGCCTGCGTGAGCATCGCAGCTGGAACTGGCTCGGCCTCGGATTCAAGGTCACGGACTGGCGCATCGTGGCGTTCACGGCAGTGGCCGGCATGATCATCATGCCCCTGTACCTGCTGGTGCAGCATCTGCTGGGGGACGGGCTGGGCATGGTCCGCTTCGGCCATGTGAGCTTTACGGCGGAGCGCATGGCCGCATCGCTGAGCGAATTGGCGCACCAAGCGGGGGTGCAGGCCGGGGAGGAGGAGAGCGTGCTGGCAGGCTGGCCGCCATGGCTGGTGCTGGCGATTATCCAGTTCGCTGCCCTGCTTTCCGCCTGCAGCGTCAACCTGCTCTTCATGCTGGGCGAGGAGCTCGGATGGCGGGGTTACCTGTGGCGAGCCACCGCCCATTGGAGCGGCATGCGGCGCATCGCCTTCACGGGTGCCGCATGGGGCCTGTGGCATGCACCGCTCATCCTCATGGGCCACAACTATCCCGGCTTTCCCTGGATCGGCGTGGCGATGATGGTGGCCTTCTGCGCGTTGGCGGCGATCCTCTTCGATTGGACGCGCACCCGGAGCGGTAGCATCTGGTCCTCTGCGCTGCTCCACGGCATCATCAATGGCAGCGCTGGCGGCGTGGTGCTCTTTGCATGGGGCGGACATCCGCTCTGGGGCTCGCCGGTGGGCGTGGCGGGCTTCATCGCGTTGGCGACGCTTGCGCTGGTCGTCCTGCTGTTCGATGCACGGTACCGCAAGGGCCTTCTCGTCGCAGTCGGGGATCAACCGGCCCCTTGA
- a CDS encoding alpha/beta fold hydrolase has product MHRTLLCIHGFPHDGSFWRGQEEALAGAATVMAPDLRGFGHDRAPLPTAMSMEAYATDLHDLLDAAGRERVVLCGLSMGGYVALSFIDQWPERVEGLILCNTRATADGPEGRTAREQTARDAEDKGAAVIARAMAPKLLSERTRMLHPEICSRMERMMAEQRPEAIAAAARGMAERPDRSELLPRIEVPTLIITGSDDALMPLETSEALHRAIPGSRMMVIQGAGHLSPVEAPALFNEAVELFLDELEDLHRPMR; this is encoded by the coding sequence ATGCACAGGACGCTCCTTTGCATACACGGCTTCCCGCATGATGGGAGCTTCTGGCGGGGCCAGGAAGAGGCACTTGCAGGAGCCGCTACGGTGATGGCGCCCGATCTCCGCGGCTTCGGGCATGACCGGGCCCCGCTGCCGACGGCCATGAGCATGGAGGCCTATGCGACCGACCTGCACGACCTGCTCGATGCGGCGGGCAGGGAGCGGGTGGTGCTCTGCGGATTGAGCATGGGCGGCTATGTAGCCCTGAGCTTCATCGACCAGTGGCCCGAACGGGTGGAGGGCCTCATCCTGTGCAATACCCGCGCAACGGCCGACGGACCCGAGGGCCGCACCGCGCGCGAGCAAACCGCCCGCGATGCGGAGGACAAGGGAGCCGCGGTGATCGCGCGGGCCATGGCGCCGAAGCTGCTCTCGGAACGCACGCGGATGCTCCATCCGGAAATCTGCTCCCGGATGGAGCGGATGATGGCCGAACAGCGCCCGGAGGCCATCGCCGCCGCAGCGCGCGGAATGGCTGAGCGACCTGACCGGAGCGAGCTGCTGCCGCGCATCGAGGTGCCCACGTTGATCATCACCGGGAGCGACGATGCGCTGATGCCGCTGGAAACGAGCGAAGCCCTGCACCGTGCCATCCCCGGGAGCCGCATGATGGTCATCCAAGGCGCTGGCCACCTGAGCCCGGTGGAGGCCCCTGCACTGTTCAACGAGGCCGTGGAGCTATTCCTCGACGAACTGGAGGACCTCCATCGGCCGATGCGGTGA
- a CDS encoding T9SS type A sorting domain-containing protein codes for MRLLLRSILLAPATLAAALCTAQCPAGQLEVTIEVVTDDWGNETYWQLVPYGNTCGQSPLFIGGNTAALTCTSGGTQTSPSGGYASNTTINAGPWCLDEGSQWSIVAIDSYGDAQATYRVFADGASIGEFNEDGGFHIFSFTVMAPEAHDLGVIALTTPLYNTEGLPTAITGTLRNFGSETITAFTLNAALDGALVLSQGFTGVSIPSGNIYEFTTSDLWTPDAPGSATLTVWATDLNGQPDAVPSNDIASAGLVVNEPTPDLVNDYLAAVPTIAIVADDDEDLLTPRDLAFHPDRSRDELWVINKDVANTGGSTVRFFSPGQPQQTHLWQRDPNAWHFMSLPTAIAFGDNGNFATCPGIFDANQNGGDPFTGPSLWSGDPAIYAQPGEGPLGSHLDMLHVNPRSQGIAHERWNRYWVVDGHYGDVVMNDFREDHGPGNTWHGDAVIRRYTGINIQRDPNDHIVSHCEFDKRTGWLYVVDHGNQRVVRLDTRSGSVSGPGAHGPWESYVEYSQMSGHTWETVASSGLQQPAGIALSGNHLLVSDHANGDIVVYDLTAGGFPEVGRIATGLPGIMGIEVGPDGRIWFVNASTHALGRLDPAVSTGVHEPVTASAFSAYPNPASDRLFIAAAPGTPADAIVTLLDASGRKVMEGTYAAMRNGIDVSSLGAGAYALAIGETAIRLCIQH; via the coding sequence ATGCGCCTCCTTCTACGCTCGATCCTCCTGGCCCCGGCCACCCTTGCGGCCGCCCTCTGCACAGCCCAATGCCCGGCTGGGCAGCTCGAAGTGACCATCGAGGTGGTCACCGACGACTGGGGCAATGAGACCTATTGGCAGCTGGTCCCCTACGGCAACACCTGCGGGCAATCGCCGCTCTTCATCGGCGGAAACACGGCAGCGCTCACCTGCACGAGCGGTGGGACCCAGACCTCCCCTTCAGGCGGATATGCCAGCAACACGACCATCAACGCCGGGCCCTGGTGCCTGGACGAGGGCTCGCAATGGTCCATCGTGGCCATCGACAGCTACGGCGATGCACAAGCCACCTACCGTGTCTTCGCCGATGGCGCCTCCATCGGCGAGTTCAATGAGGACGGCGGGTTCCACATCTTCTCCTTCACCGTCATGGCTCCGGAGGCCCATGACCTGGGCGTCATCGCCCTGACCACGCCCCTCTACAACACCGAGGGCCTGCCGACGGCCATCACGGGCACGCTGCGGAACTTCGGCTCCGAGACCATCACCGCCTTCACGCTCAATGCAGCCCTCGACGGGGCGCTCGTGCTGAGCCAAGGGTTCACCGGAGTCAGCATCCCTTCGGGCAACATATACGAATTCACCACGTCGGACCTGTGGACGCCCGATGCGCCAGGCTCCGCAACGCTCACCGTATGGGCAACGGACCTCAATGGCCAGCCCGATGCAGTGCCCAGCAACGATATCGCCTCAGCGGGCCTCGTCGTGAACGAACCGACGCCCGACCTTGTCAACGATTACCTGGCCGCAGTGCCCACCATCGCCATCGTGGCCGATGATGACGAGGACCTGCTCACCCCACGCGACCTGGCCTTCCACCCCGACCGGAGCCGTGACGAACTCTGGGTGATCAACAAGGATGTGGCGAATACGGGCGGCAGTACGGTGCGCTTCTTCAGCCCGGGCCAGCCCCAGCAGACGCACCTCTGGCAGCGCGACCCCAACGCCTGGCACTTCATGAGCCTACCCACCGCCATCGCCTTCGGTGACAACGGCAACTTCGCCACCTGCCCGGGCATCTTCGATGCCAACCAGAACGGCGGCGACCCCTTCACCGGGCCGTCGCTCTGGAGCGGCGATCCCGCCATCTACGCGCAGCCCGGGGAAGGTCCGTTGGGCAGCCATCTGGACATGCTCCACGTGAACCCGCGCAGCCAGGGAATCGCGCATGAACGCTGGAACCGCTACTGGGTGGTGGACGGGCACTACGGCGATGTGGTGATGAACGACTTCCGCGAGGACCATGGCCCCGGGAACACCTGGCACGGCGATGCGGTCATCCGCCGCTATACCGGAATCAACATCCAGCGCGACCCCAACGACCACATCGTCAGCCACTGCGAGTTCGACAAGCGCACGGGTTGGCTGTACGTGGTGGACCACGGCAATCAGCGCGTGGTGCGGCTCGATACGCGCAGCGGCAGCGTGAGCGGCCCCGGTGCGCATGGCCCGTGGGAGAGCTATGTGGAATACAGCCAGATGAGCGGCCACACCTGGGAGACCGTGGCCTCCTCCGGGCTGCAGCAGCCGGCAGGCATCGCCCTCAGTGGTAACCACCTGCTCGTCAGCGACCACGCGAACGGCGATATCGTGGTGTACGACCTGACGGCTGGCGGATTCCCTGAGGTGGGGCGCATCGCCACCGGGTTGCCCGGCATCATGGGGATCGAGGTGGGACCTGATGGCCGCATCTGGTTCGTGAATGCCTCCACCCATGCCTTGGGGCGCCTCGATCCGGCCGTGAGCACCGGTGTGCACGAACCGGTCACGGCTTCGGCCTTCAGTGCCTATCCGAACCCGGCGAGCGACCGCCTCTTCATCGCCGCAGCGCCGGGAACGCCGGCCGATGCGATAGTGACCCTGCTGGACGCCTCGGGACGCAAGGTGATGGAGGGAACCTATGCGGCGATGCGCAATGGCATCGATGTGAGCAGCCTCGGGGCCGGTGCGTACGCCCTGGCCATCGGTGAGACGGCCATCAGGCTGTGCATCCAGCACTGA
- a CDS encoding tryptophan 2,3-dioxygenase family protein — protein sequence MSARIRAPARMSNVYYPDYLQLDKILEAQHPESAKHGEPAHDEMLFIIIHQSYELWFKQVLHEVGSVMALFADGHIDDNAGELSIAVHRLSRVHTILQVLVQKIDILETLTPLDFLDFRDMLRPASGFQSMQFKILEAKLGLRMEQRFGKQYYTSQLKPEHKAEIEALEGQPTFLDLINGWLGRMPYFDARYWPQGEAPLWDRLKGIYAASLVQGEEGNLALWEKLFETGEGRRLTPAAARSAVFIMLYRDEPILQMPFRLLECLLDIDEALATWRYRHMSMVHRTIGLRVGTGGSTGKQYLAGALHSHHIFQELADLSSFLFQRQRLPPLPQQLRSALRFQP from the coding sequence ATGAGCGCGCGCATCCGGGCACCAGCGCGCATGAGCAACGTCTATTACCCCGACTACCTCCAGCTCGACAAGATCCTGGAGGCTCAGCATCCCGAGAGCGCCAAGCATGGAGAGCCGGCGCACGACGAGATGCTCTTCATCATCATCCACCAGAGCTACGAGCTGTGGTTCAAGCAGGTGCTGCATGAGGTGGGCAGCGTGATGGCGCTCTTCGCGGATGGGCATATCGACGACAACGCCGGCGAGCTCAGCATCGCGGTGCACCGCCTGAGCCGGGTGCATACCATCCTGCAGGTGCTGGTGCAGAAGATCGACATCCTGGAGACGTTGACGCCGCTGGACTTCCTGGACTTCCGCGACATGCTGCGCCCTGCGAGCGGGTTCCAGAGCATGCAGTTCAAGATCCTGGAGGCGAAGCTGGGCCTTCGCATGGAGCAGCGCTTCGGCAAGCAGTACTACACCAGCCAGCTGAAGCCCGAGCACAAGGCGGAGATCGAGGCGCTCGAGGGACAGCCCACCTTCCTCGACCTGATCAACGGCTGGCTGGGGCGCATGCCTTATTTCGACGCGCGCTACTGGCCGCAGGGCGAAGCGCCGCTCTGGGACCGGTTGAAGGGCATCTACGCCGCATCATTGGTGCAGGGCGAAGAGGGCAATCTGGCCCTGTGGGAGAAGCTCTTCGAGACCGGCGAGGGCCGCCGCCTCACCCCGGCCGCCGCACGCAGCGCCGTCTTCATCATGCTCTACCGCGACGAGCCCATCCTGCAGATGCCCTTCCGCCTGCTGGAATGCCTGCTCGATATCGACGAGGCGCTGGCCACCTGGCGCTACCGCCACATGAGCATGGTGCACCGGACCATCGGCCTGCGCGTGGGCACGGGCGGAAGCACGGGCAAGCAATACCTGGCCGGTGCGCTCCACAGCCACCATATCTTCCAGGAGCTCGCGGACCTCAGCAGCTTCCTCTTCCAGCGCCAGCGGCTCCCGCCCCTGCCCCAGCAGCTGCGCAGCGCATTGCGCTTCCAGCCTTGA